The genome window CATACATCCACTTTCATCAAAACAGCCTATTACTCATTTCTCATTTATAATTTATATttatatacctttatttaacaaggcaggccagttgagaacaagttctcatttacaactgcgacctggccaagataaagcaaagcagtgcgacaaaaacaacaacacagagttacaaataaacaaacgtacagtcaataacacaaaagcaAAATAGAAAAAtcaatgtacagtgtgtgcaaatgtagaagagtagggaggaaaggcaataaataggccctagaggcgaaaataattacaattgagcatTAATACTGGAATGAtacatgtgcagatgatgatgtgcaagtagagatactggggtgcaaaagagaaagagggtaagtaataatatggggatgaggtagttgggtgtgctatttacagattggctgtgtacaggtacagtgatcagtaagctgctctgacagctgatgcttaaagttagagagggagatataagactccagcttcagagatttttgcaattcgttccagttattggcagcagagaactggaaggaaaggtggccaaaggaagtattggctttggggatgaccagtgcaatatacctgctggagcgcgtgctacaggtggctgttgctatggtgaccagtgagctgagataaggcggggctttacctagtaaagacttatagatgacctggagccagtgggtatgTAGTgagtgccagccaacgagagcatacaggtcacagtggtgggtttCGACCCCAATGTAATGTAAATGCCGCGTTCAAGTAGTAGTCGGAACTAGGACTTGCCtactcaggggtgtcaaactcattccatggagggccgagtgtctgcaggtttttcatttcaattaagccctagacaaccaagtGTGGGGAGTTCCTTGCTAATTAGTGactttaattcatcaatcaagtacaagggaggagcgaaaccCTGCAGACACTCTGTCCTCTGTGGAATAAGTTTGACAGTTAAGTTTGGTTGTAGTTATAAgtttggttgtagttatacacgtgctccGTTCAACCATTTAGCAAGTCAGAAATGTTAGTTTCCTAGTTCTGATTTGAACTTGAACGCAGTAAAACTACGCACGAATTCCCCCATACTTCCCCCCTTTTCGTCCTACGTCATAAACTATCTATTTCCACAATGGTGGTCAGGTGGCCTGCGCCTTTACTAGTGCGCAGAACAACACCAACGCTGAATTTACTTCCCCAAACCATTGTTAAATAGTCTGGTCAAAAAATATTGGCGATCTATCTTATTTGGAAAGGAGACAGGCAGCATCCAATACCTCAGAGGCACTAGGTGACATCCAAGCTTTTCCAAGGTATGTGTATTGGGTATGTCTTTGCATGCATTTTCAACTGTTACTGTTGACAGCTCGTCGGTCGTGCTACGTTACTGTCTATGGCGAAACAGCTCAATATCGACTGATCAAAGTGCATTATAGACATTTAACGTTGGCTTTGTTTTCGTTATTAGACAacgttgtttttgttttatttaactatgtCCTAAATATCATTGGAAGAGTGCGTAATCCCTGACAGCGCGCATCCATGCCCAGCAGAGCTCAACTGTCAGACAGGACAATCGGCAGTACATTGCGATCCGCGTCAATTTATATTTATGTTTGGTGCTTTTGTCTGACTATAGACACAAACAAGAGCCTGTGAACTTTCCAGAATTTACGTGGCCGGTCAGTAGACCCCCCCCCCATGTGTCCATCTGACTGTTGCGATTGAGTGGGAACAGTGAGTCGGAGTGGAGTTTGAACCAATGACACGGCGCTAGTGTGCGGAAAAGGTCATCCAGACCCCTTGGCATGCACTTTGCACACATATGATCAGCCTATTGCTGTCATTCGAGAGATTAAGTTTCAGCTCTGGTCAGTAACAGACGGGCCACACATAAGTACTAAGCTGTAGTTATACAATCATGAAAAGCTAGCCAGTTCATAGTCAAGAATATGTTATGCTCAGGGCCCTGTTTATGATGATGGCATCCACATGATGCCTTTTGGAGCTGTCAGGGAGAGCATGGGATGAGTGGATACAGCAAATGTTCCTAGGACATCATCACATATTTACTCATCTGTTTTCACAACAATATGGCAAGTGGCAGGTTCATATTAGTGTGAGAGTGCTGCCTGCAAAACCATGACAACCTCCAGTCTAACTGCATTTTTAAGTCTGAAGCTTGCCTTGCTTGCTGCGATGGGGATGGCAGGTATACAAAAGATTAAAACCAGCATGACCaatattgattggttgattggtagCATAGACAATAGCCAATTTCTATTCCATAGAAATTATCGTTTTATGTTTGGTAGCCTGGGTGCCTGTCTGTTGCTGCTTTAGCCAACTTATCTATCCTAACACAAGGCATGGCAACGATGTATGTAATTGATTGCATTACTGTTGATAGCAGGAACAGTGATGGGATTGGATCATATTTGATTGGTGAATACAGCCTGAGGTGAAATACCTGATTGTTCTAACTGACAACGGTTCCTGTTCCTCCCTGTTGGTGTGTTAGGTGTGAAAGTAGCATAACGCCTAGCCTACAGTAGCCCAACATTGATAAGGCTGGGTATTGATTGTGTTGCAACACACTACCCAAAGAGGGCTGATTGATTCACTTCACAAAGTAAGCGTTATGTAACTCCTTTCCTATGAAATGCTGAGCTTTGTTGATCATAGGAACGAATGGAAAACTGAGGCCAGTGCTCACTTAAAATAATAGTGTTCGTTACATTTGGCTGTGTATGTCGTTGTGTGCTTgctttgtgtatttgtgtgtgttatgGTCTATCTATTCCTGTGGTGAGCAGGGCGGCCTGGTAGTGTGAGAACATATCCTAAAGCCTGTTCCTGCCTCCCCACCCCTCACATGTAACAGCCAACGCCTCCATGTGACCATAGCAATGTGCATATTGCCATCTAGTGGTACTCTAGGAAATACAATGCTCTCTCTTGTCAAACTTATGCATTTACATGGTGTCTGTCCAGATTCCTGATAGCTTGTTCACTAGCGCCTCCGGAAAttactttatatatttttttttcaactCATTCATCCTAGGCAGCCCAGCCCTGTGTCGTGATGTCAGGCCCCGGGAGAGACAGTGATATGGAGTCGGACCACGCAGTAGACTGGTCCGTGATGGACATGCGGCTGGACTCGTTCCGGGGTTCCCTCCTGGCCCAGCAGGTGTCAGCGGAGAGGCTGGCCCGCGCTGGGTTTTACTTCACGGGACAGGCCGACAAGGTGCGCTGCTTCAGCTGCCACAAGACTGTAGAGAACTGGTGTGGAGGTGACGCACCCGTGGAGAGGCACGCGGAGGTGAGGATGAAAAGGGGATGACAATGATGTGCAaaacttttttacattttattatcTCATGTTTCTGCCAAATTATCATTCTACTGTTGCAATGTTTCAGGTCTCCCCTACCTGTAAGTTCCTGAGCTGCACCCATCGATCCAGGGTTAACTCTCTTCAAGGTGCCATGCTGACCAATGAAACCTCCTACAACGAAGACGCTGAGGACATGGAGTTCCGCCTGAGGACGGGAGAGGTGGTAGACGATACCACCTACCCCATGGCCCCGCACATGGTCAGCGAAGACTCCCGGTTCAACACCTTCGGCCCGTGGCCCTCCACATCCCCGGTCCGACCTAGAGAGCTGGCCCAGGCGGGGCTCTTCTATCTGGGGGAGGGTGACCAGGTGCAGTGCTTCTGCTGTGGAAGGATGCTGAAGGGCTGGGAGGCTGGGGACACGGCATGGGGAGAGCACTCCAAACACTACCCCTACTGCTTCTTCATCCTGGGGCATGATGTGGGGAACCTCCCCTCTcagggggggagggaggtggaggtgaCCAGGCCACGTCCTCAGGTCCCCATGCAGAGCTTTGAGGAGAGGCTAGGCAGCTTTGCAGGAATCCAGCACCCTATTGACCACGAGAGGCTGGCCAGAGCAGGCTTCTACAACACAGGTGAGACCTGGGAGTGGGGTAGACTAGAGCTTTGGCTGTGAGAACTAAATAACAAATTCAATTCATGCTTACCATTACTTGCTACGGTAAAAGGGCCAGGGAGGAGTTGATATAGAAAGGACCGGGTATATAtcctaacgtgtgtgtgtgttggtgcaggTGCACCAGACCATGTGGGGTGTTTCCGCTGTGGTGGAGGTCTGAAGGGCTGGCAGCAGGATGAGGATCCCTGGGAGGAGCACGCCAAACACTATCCTGGGTAAAAACACACACAAGTAGAAAGTAAACAACCATATGCATGCTTCTTCTCCCTGTCACTAACATTGCGAGTCATGTTTTAATCCAGGTGCAGTTTTCTACTGGCAGAGAAAGGACAGGAGTTCGTCAGCAGCGTTCAGCTACAAGGTCCTGACTGGAACAATGCTGTAAGTCTCCAAGACTTCATCctcctaaccctgacctctaacccctaaacctGTGGTCAAAGATATTAAACTGCACCCATCCTTGCATGACTCCTACCATATCAAATTCCTTCCTTCTATTGATTTCCCAGGCTTCAAATCACCTAAATGGATGTTCAAGTCATGAGACAGGTAAAACCATTTTTTGAtgtaacataatttttttttgtaAAGTTGTTCCCCTTTCACTTTTTTTTATTCATCAGAGCTTTGGAACTTTAGCTAAAGGTATTgttagattatatatatatacagtacctgtcaaaagtttggacacacctactcattcatgggtttttcttcacttttactattttatttgtaaaataatagtgaagacataaaaattatgaaataacacatatggaatcatgtagtaaccaaaaaagtattaaacaaatcaaaatatatttgagattcttgaaagtagccaccctttgccttgatgacagctttgcacaatcttggcattctctcaaccagcttcacctggaatgcttttccaacagtcttgaaggagttccaacatatgctgagcacttgttggctgcttttccttcactctgcggtccaactcatctcaaaccatctcaattgggttgaggttgagtgattggtcaaatagcccttacacagcctggaggtgtgttttgggtcattgtcctgttgaaaaacaaatgataatcccactaagcgcaaagatgagatggcgtattgctgcagaatgctgtggtagccaggctggttaagtgtgccttgaattctaaatgaatcaccaacagtgtcaccagcaaagcaccatcacacctcctactctatgcgtcatggtgggaaccacacttgcggtcatcagttcacctactctgcgtctcacaaagacacggaggttggaaccaaaaatctcaaatttggacagatttccaccggtctaatgtccattgctcatgtttcttggccaaagcaagtctcttcttattattggtgtcctttagtagtggtttctttgcagcaatttgaccatgaaggcctgattcatgcagtctcctctgaacagttgatgttgatgtgtctgttacttgaactctaaagcatttatttaggctgcaatttctgaggctggtaactctaatgaacatcctctgcagcagaggtaacgctgggtcttcctttcctgtggcggtcctcatgagagccagtttcatcatagcgcttgatggcttttgcgactgcacttgaataaaccttcaaagttcttgaaatgttccggattgactgaccttcatatcttaaagtaatgatggactgtcatttctctttgcttatttgagctgttcctgccataatatggacttggtcttttaccaaataaggcgatcttctgtataccacccctaccttgtcacaacacaactgataggctcaaatgcattaagaaggaaagaaattccacaaattaactttcatcaaggcacatctgttaattgaaatgcattccaggtgactacctcatgaagctggttgagagaatgccaagagtgtgcaaagctgtcaaggcaaagggtggcttctttcaagaatctcaaatataaaatatattttgatatatatatttgtttaacacttttttggggttactacatgattccatatgttatttcatagttttgatgtcttcactattctacaatgtagaaaatagcaaaaaataaagaaaaccccttgaatgagttggtgtgtcctaATGTTTGACTAgtactatatctctctctcacaggcTGCTATTTCCAACACCTACTAGTACATGCTtagtctcctccttctctctacaGAGGTGCTGCAGTCAGCCAATGCCCAGAAGGCGGTGGAGATGGGTCTGGAGCCTGCCTTGGTAGAGAGGACTATACAGGAGAGGATACGCAGGGATGGGACAGGCTACTCCACCCTGGAAACTCTGCTGCAGGACTGCTTTAACAGAGACCCTGACAGTGACGCAAAGGCAGCAGAGAACCATGGTGTGTGTCTCATAAGGGGGAAACTCTTAGCATTGCTTGCTAGTATCATTATATCAGGGCACTGTTCTATTAAAACTGGTATTAAGGTTTACAGTAGAAGTCAAAAAGAATCCTGAATTTATTCCACAGGATTTTGACATTTTACCTAGTTTATCCAGTAACAGTGCTATTCACACCGTAGGCCTACATGAGGCTTGGCTATAGAAGGAACatacaaataaataatatttaaccttcatttaggcaagtcagttaagaacaaattcttatttacaattacagcctaggaacagtgggttaactgccttgttcaggggattcgatctagcaacctttcggttactggcccaatgctctaaccactaggctacctgccgcccccaaaaCATAATCGAGCTGTGTTGGTCAGTATTCTAACTACTTCATTGTGCTCGGTTACCAACTGCTGTTTCTCCCCTATTTCAGACGAGGATCCCCTTGCGAAGCTACGGCAGCTGCAGAGGGAGAAACAGTGCAAAGTGTGTATGGACAGAGACATCTGCATCGTCTTCATCCCCTGTGGGCACCTGGTCGTCTGCAAGGAGTGTTCCGAGGCCCTTGACAAGTGTCCCATCTGCTGTAGAGCCATCACACAAAAGATCAAGACATACATCTCCTAACATGCAACCTGGTGTCAGGGATTgttgtctcagagtaggagtgctgacctAGGACCAGGTCCCGTCTCTTACTCATTATGTTTTAAAAGGCAAaagtgatcctagatcagcacctaaTATGAGATGCTTAAATAATGTGGGCCCAAGAGGATGAGACTCTTTTTAAATGGCAATGCTGCTTTACCTTCTCAATTATTTTCTTAACACATGCTTTCCTACTACaaatgtacataaagatatattaTATTTGAGGAGGAccactgtaaatatgaataagaGAATCATGAGAAGTGTGGGGATTTTGTTTTTCAATGATTGTTTTAAAGATAATGACAGACACTTCCTTGTTATGTGATGTAGTGTTCGCTCACTGATACAATACCCAAGAGGCAATGGGCCTAAATCTTCAAACCAAGTTGAGAAAGTAAGTTTGTGAGACTAGATGGAGTACAGCTACGGACAGAAGGGACTTTACGTAGCAGGTTAGCAGAACTAACGAAGGTGAGTCAAACATGCAACTTTTTGTCCATGGCTGTACTCCATATACCCACAGTTCTGATACTTCCGCTGTACAGAACCATGATCTACCATTGCAGTTATCAACAGTGCCTTTTCAAACAGTTTCATTTACTTATTGTGTGTATATTTTCTTTATTCCGACTATTATGCCATTTCCATGTTTTTGTCATATTTCTCTTAATATTATGAGGTTGTTGACTGGGCTTTCCTTATTGGTTTGCAAATCATGCGTTTCTCGTTAGTTTGCAAATTACAGGTTTCTAAAATAGAAGTCCTAAGGGTTCCCAAACTTATGTTCCTTAGGCCAACTAGTATGCTTTCACTTGTATGATTCATTATGTGTGCTCTGTGTGAATAAATGGATGAATTGTATACTtggatcaatttccattatttaGGTATAACGGCATAACTGATATATCCACTTCATCATTTGATTTAGTTGTGGTGATCACATCAAAATATTGTACCTCTTTAAATCATGTTATTCTGGAATTAATCTTTCCTTTGCACTTCAGTGCAACTCCTGTTTGACCAAAAGTGGAAAATAAATCATGTTTTTAAAAATATCTGTACTTTCATGTATGCTGCTAACATTAACACTACCTACGCTGCTATTACTAACACTAACATTAATGCTGCTAACATTACTAACACTGCTATTACTAACGCTAACATTAATGCTGCTTAGACTACTAACACTAACACTGCTATTACTAACGCTAACATTAATGCTACTAACACTGCTATTACTAACACTAACATTAATGCTGCTAACACTAACACTGCTATTACTAACACTAACACTGCTATTACTAACACTAACATTAATGCTGCTAACACTAACACTGCTATTACTAACACTAACACTGCTATTACTAACACTAACACTGCTATTACTAACACTAACATTAATGCTGCTAACACTGCTATTACTAACACTAACACTGCTattactaacactaacactaacactgctATTACTAACACTAACACTGCTATTACTAACACTAACACTGCTATTACTAACACTAACATTAATGCTGCTAACACTAACACTGCTATTACTAACGCTACTAACACAGCTAACATTACTAACACTGCTAACACTAACACTGCTAttactaacactactaacactaacaCTGCTAACACTGCTATTACTAACACTACCTACGCTGCTATTACTAACACTACCTACGCTGCTATTACTAACACTACAAATATTACTAACGCTGCTATtactaacactactaacattAATGCTGCTAACACTACTAACACTGC of Salvelinus alpinus chromosome 4, SLU_Salpinus.1, whole genome shotgun sequence contains these proteins:
- the xiap gene encoding E3 ubiquitin-protein ligase XIAP, coding for MSGPGRDSDMESDHAVDWSVMDMRLDSFRGSLLAQQVSAERLARAGFYFTGQADKVRCFSCHKTVENWCGGDAPVERHAEVSPTCKFLSCTHRSRVNSLQGAMLTNETSYNEDAEDMEFRLRTGEVVDDTTYPMAPHMVSEDSRFNTFGPWPSTSPVRPRELAQAGLFYLGEGDQVQCFCCGRMLKGWEAGDTAWGEHSKHYPYCFFILGHDVGNLPSQGGREVEVTRPRPQVPMQSFEERLGSFAGIQHPIDHERLARAGFYNTGAPDHVGCFRCGGGLKGWQQDEDPWEEHAKHYPGCSFLLAEKGQEFVSSVQLQGPDWNNAASNHLNGCSSHETEVLQSANAQKAVEMGLEPALVERTIQERIRRDGTGYSTLETLLQDCFNRDPDSDAKAAENHDEDPLAKLRQLQREKQCKVCMDRDICIVFIPCGHLVVCKECSEALDKCPICCRAITQKIKTYIS